From the Corythoichthys intestinalis isolate RoL2023-P3 chromosome 13, ASM3026506v1, whole genome shotgun sequence genome, one window contains:
- the naa38 gene encoding N-alpha-acetyltransferase 38, NatC auxiliary subunit, with amino-acid sequence MATIEENGPSLREQGDMSSLARQKLQSLLNKNMRIRMTDGRTLVGLFLCTDRDCNIILGSAQEFLKSTDTFSQGEPRVLGLAMIPGHHVVSIEAEADILDDTQTFNIHH; translated from the exons ATGGCAACAATCGAAGAAAATGGACCGTCGCTTCGT GAGCAGGGTGACATGTCGTCTTTAGCGAGGCAGAAGCTTCAGAGCCTCCTGAACAAGAACATGAGGATCCGCATGACCGACGGCAGAaccttggtgggtcttttcctcTGCACGGACCGGGATTGTAATATCATCCTGGGCTCGGCTCAGGAGTTCCTCAAATCCACAG acACTTTCTCCCAGGGTGAACCCCGAGTCCTGGGCCTGGCCATGATTCCGGGTCACCACGTGGTGTCCATCGAGGCAGAGGCTGACATTCTGGACGACACGCAAACTTTCAACATCCACCACTag